A genomic segment from Segniliparus rotundus DSM 44985 encodes:
- a CDS encoding oxidoreductase, producing the protein MSSGRWTEADAPDQTGRVAVITGANTGLGYENARALAQRGAKVVIAVRDTAKGESAAAKIQQLAPAAEVTVQPLDLASMDSIRQAAEELRNSLEKIDLLINNAGVMMPPKRKSTREGFELQFGVNHLGHFALTGLLLDKIVATEGSRVVTVSSIAHSNNPPKSGIRWEDPQWERSYSPQGAYGQSKLANLLFARGLDRRLTSAGKGTLSTASHPGVAGTDLGRQFGGLGKMLYERGSALFLNTAQVGALATLRAAVDPSAKGGEYYGPAGPAGLAWRGHPVLARSSEKSRDVALQDRLWGLSEELTGVAYSL; encoded by the coding sequence ATGAGCAGCGGACGATGGACCGAGGCAGACGCCCCCGACCAAACCGGCCGGGTCGCCGTCATCACCGGGGCCAACACCGGCCTGGGCTACGAGAACGCGCGGGCGCTCGCCCAACGCGGCGCGAAAGTCGTGATCGCCGTCCGCGACACCGCGAAAGGCGAGTCCGCCGCGGCGAAGATCCAGCAGCTCGCGCCCGCGGCCGAGGTCACAGTCCAACCGCTCGACCTCGCCAGCATGGATTCGATCCGCCAGGCCGCCGAGGAGCTGCGCAACTCGCTGGAGAAAATCGACCTCCTCATCAACAACGCGGGCGTGATGATGCCGCCGAAACGCAAGAGCACCCGAGAGGGCTTCGAGCTGCAATTCGGCGTGAACCACCTGGGCCACTTCGCCCTCACCGGGCTCTTGCTCGACAAGATCGTGGCGACGGAAGGCTCGCGCGTGGTGACCGTGTCGAGCATCGCGCACAGCAACAACCCGCCCAAAAGCGGGATCCGCTGGGAGGACCCCCAATGGGAGCGGTCCTACTCCCCCCAGGGCGCCTACGGGCAGTCCAAACTCGCGAACCTGCTCTTCGCCCGCGGTCTCGACCGCAGGCTCACATCAGCAGGCAAAGGCACTCTTTCCACTGCGTCGCACCCTGGTGTCGCGGGGACTGACCTCGGCCGCCAATTCGGCGGCCTGGGCAAAATGCTCTACGAACGCGGTTCTGCGCTCTTCCTCAACACGGCCCAGGTGGGGGCGCTTGCGACCCTACGGGCCGCAGTGGACCCCTCGGCGAAGGGCGGGGAGTACTACGGCCCCGCCGGACCTGCGGGATTGGCCTGGCGGGGGCACCCGGTCCTGGCCCGTTCGTCGGAAAAATCCCGCGACGTCGCGCTGCAAGACCGCCTCTGGGGCCTTTCCGAAGAGCTGACCGGAGTCGCCTACTCGCTGTGA
- the purQ gene encoding phosphoribosylformylglycinamidine synthase subunit PurQ translates to MTRIGVVTYPGTLDDADAARAVRRAGGEAVALWHAEADLRGVAAVILPGGFSYGDYVRAGAIASLAPVTRSVVEAAAKGLPVLGICNGFQVLCEAGLLPGALTRNRDGRFVARDQTLEVVNAGTSWTSQYERGEEILVPLKSGEGCYVAQEPVLDELEAEGRVVFRYTGQEGNPNGSLRDIAGVASANGRVVGLMPHPEHAIDSLCGPSVDGLAMFAGLVESLAA, encoded by the coding sequence GTGACCCGGATCGGGGTGGTGACGTATCCGGGGACGTTGGACGACGCCGACGCGGCGCGGGCGGTGCGCCGGGCGGGGGGCGAAGCGGTCGCGCTCTGGCACGCGGAGGCGGATTTGCGCGGCGTCGCGGCGGTCATTCTGCCCGGCGGCTTCTCGTACGGCGATTATGTGCGGGCCGGGGCTATCGCGAGCCTCGCGCCGGTGACCCGCTCGGTGGTGGAGGCGGCGGCGAAGGGGCTTCCGGTGCTGGGCATCTGCAACGGCTTCCAGGTGCTCTGCGAGGCGGGCTTGCTGCCGGGGGCGCTCACCCGCAACCGGGACGGGCGGTTCGTGGCCAGGGACCAGACGCTGGAGGTTGTGAACGCGGGAACGTCTTGGACGAGCCAGTACGAGCGGGGCGAGGAGATCCTGGTGCCGCTGAAATCGGGGGAGGGGTGCTATGTGGCGCAGGAGCCGGTGCTCGACGAGCTCGAGGCCGAGGGCCGCGTGGTGTTCCGCTACACGGGGCAGGAGGGCAACCCGAACGGCTCGCTGCGCGATATCGCCGGGGTCGCCTCCGCGAACGGCAGAGTCGTCGGGCTGATGCCGCATCCCGAGCACGCCATCGACTCGCTGTGCGGGCCGAGCGTGGACGGATTGGCGATGTTCGCCGGTCTGGTCGAGAGCCTGGCCGCTTAG
- a CDS encoding phosphodiesterase, with product MESHSPRVARVAEHPRPDHVIAHISDTHLIAGDGLLYGDVDADAKLAELFSRIEASQPALDALVFTGDLADTGQPDAYRKLRDVVEPAAARLGAQVIWVMGNHDDRGALREHLLREAPSLAPLDRTHDVEGLRIVVLDTSVPGSHHGEITPEQLDWLNEQLAEPAPFGTILAMHHPPVPSVLDLAVSVELRDQAPLAQVLRGSDVRCVLAGHLHYSTSATFAGIPVSVASASCYTQDLLVEAGGTRGRDEAQAFNLVHCYQETVVHSVVPLAAGRTVGEFVAPETAQRRLEEAGHTILPAARIPHRVSPAPARTA from the coding sequence GTGGAAAGCCACAGTCCCCGCGTTGCGCGAGTCGCTGAGCACCCCCGACCCGACCATGTCATCGCGCATATCAGCGACACCCACCTGATCGCGGGCGACGGCCTGCTGTACGGCGACGTGGACGCGGACGCCAAACTCGCGGAGCTCTTCTCCAGGATCGAAGCTTCCCAGCCCGCGCTGGACGCGCTGGTCTTCACCGGCGACCTCGCCGACACTGGCCAGCCCGACGCGTACCGCAAACTCCGGGACGTCGTCGAGCCCGCCGCGGCCCGTCTCGGCGCGCAGGTGATCTGGGTGATGGGCAACCATGATGACCGAGGAGCGCTGCGCGAGCACTTGCTGCGGGAAGCCCCCTCCTTGGCCCCGCTCGACCGCACGCACGACGTCGAAGGTCTGCGGATTGTCGTGCTCGACACTTCTGTGCCCGGCAGCCACCACGGGGAAATCACCCCCGAACAGCTCGATTGGCTGAACGAGCAGCTCGCCGAGCCCGCGCCGTTCGGGACCATCCTCGCAATGCACCATCCGCCCGTCCCCAGCGTCCTCGACCTCGCGGTGTCAGTGGAATTGCGCGACCAAGCCCCGCTGGCCCAGGTGCTCCGCGGCTCCGATGTGCGTTGCGTCCTCGCGGGGCATCTGCACTACTCGACGAGCGCGACATTCGCCGGCATCCCGGTGTCCGTGGCCTCAGCCAGCTGTTACACCCAAGACCTCCTTGTGGAGGCTGGCGGAACGCGAGGCCGCGACGAGGCGCAAGCGTTCAACCTGGTGCACTGCTACCAAGAGACCGTGGTGCACAGCGTCGTGCCGCTCGCCGCTGGCCGCACGGTCGGCGAGTTCGTCGCGCCCGAAACCGCGCAACGCCGCCTGGAAGAGGCAGGGCACACGATCCTGCCCGCCGCGCGTATTCCGCACCGCGTCTCGCCCGCGCCCGCTCGCACGGCTTAA
- a CDS encoding LppX_LprAFG lipoprotein, with protein sequence MIARRKILALAAGAALLAGCSNNDHKPPAPTGPLPSAGQLQSESAAYTKAQTSVHVVVTTTGTVPDFPLQKLEGDLANKPQTVATGHISAKMSGQLVEGDFRVLGDGHLWANLFGPWQDFGEAAKALGGYQISDILSPEKGLGNLVAGIQNPTAEGREQVGGVNTVKIKGKVSPEVLKPLYPGAKQEADVTAWVQEDGDHQLVRTVVEVSPGNTIVLDPSKWGEPVTVAKPV encoded by the coding sequence ATGATTGCTCGTCGCAAGATTCTCGCCCTCGCCGCTGGCGCGGCCCTCCTCGCCGGATGCTCGAACAACGACCACAAACCCCCCGCGCCGACCGGCCCCCTGCCGTCCGCCGGGCAGTTGCAAAGCGAGTCGGCGGCATACACGAAGGCGCAGACCAGCGTGCATGTCGTGGTGACCACCACCGGGACGGTGCCGGACTTCCCGCTGCAAAAGCTCGAAGGCGATTTGGCGAACAAGCCGCAGACCGTGGCGACCGGCCACATCTCGGCGAAGATGAGCGGGCAACTGGTGGAAGGCGACTTCCGCGTGTTGGGCGACGGGCACCTTTGGGCCAACCTTTTCGGCCCTTGGCAGGATTTCGGCGAAGCGGCCAAAGCGCTCGGCGGCTACCAGATCTCGGACATCCTGAGCCCGGAAAAAGGCCTCGGGAACCTCGTCGCGGGCATCCAGAACCCGACCGCCGAAGGGCGTGAGCAGGTGGGCGGGGTGAACACGGTCAAGATCAAGGGCAAAGTCAGCCCTGAGGTCCTCAAGCCCTTGTACCCCGGGGCCAAGCAGGAGGCCGACGTGACCGCCTGGGTGCAGGAGGACGGGGACCACCAGCTGGTGCGGACCGTCGTGGAGGTGTCCCCCGGCAACACCATCGTCCTCGACCCCAGCAAATGGGGCGAGCCCGTCACGGTGGCCAAGCCGGTCTAA
- a CDS encoding M18 family aminopeptidase: MTHETSPGGAARPLEAPSPADPGPEGLCAFVDASPTPFHARQTVAAILADNGFAELQGADAWPSSAGRHYVVRGASIIAWAAPESSPPSAFRIVAGHVDSPNLRVKQHPDGSVAGWRTVALEPYGGAWTHTWLDRDLGLAGRVVFREGASLVERLVTVAEPMLRVPQLAIHLAEERDAVRLNPQRHLNAVWGVGQNQPDLAGFLAERLDVKADTILGFDLMVFDLAPSQVIGSARDLVSAPRLDNQASCHAGVQALLRAARDVSEDSPVPVLALFDHEEVGSVSERGAASEFLTNVLERIVLASGGGRAELLRAFAGSACASADMAHATHPNYPERHEPAHMVFAGQGPVVKVNQNVRYATDGMGEALFALACQQAGVPLQRYMHRADLPCGSTVGPVLSARTGIVTVDVGAPQLAMHSARELMAAADVVPYAKALGRFFSPSS; this comes from the coding sequence ATGACGCACGAGACCAGCCCCGGGGGTGCCGCCCGTCCGCTGGAGGCGCCGTCGCCCGCCGACCCCGGCCCTGAGGGCCTGTGCGCGTTCGTGGACGCCTCGCCCACCCCGTTCCACGCGCGGCAGACGGTCGCCGCGATCCTCGCCGACAACGGGTTCGCCGAGCTTCAGGGCGCCGACGCGTGGCCGAGCAGCGCCGGAAGGCACTACGTCGTGCGAGGCGCGAGCATCATCGCCTGGGCTGCGCCCGAAAGCTCCCCGCCGAGCGCGTTCCGCATCGTCGCAGGCCATGTGGACAGCCCGAACTTGCGGGTGAAACAGCATCCGGACGGTTCCGTCGCCGGGTGGCGCACGGTCGCGCTCGAACCGTACGGCGGGGCGTGGACGCACACCTGGCTCGACCGGGATCTCGGGCTCGCCGGGCGAGTCGTTTTCCGTGAGGGCGCGAGCCTTGTGGAGCGCCTCGTCACCGTCGCCGAGCCAATGCTGCGCGTGCCGCAGCTCGCGATCCACTTGGCCGAGGAACGCGACGCGGTGCGGCTGAACCCGCAGCGGCACCTGAACGCGGTGTGGGGCGTCGGCCAGAACCAGCCCGATCTTGCAGGTTTCCTCGCCGAACGGCTCGACGTCAAGGCCGACACGATCCTGGGTTTCGACCTCATGGTCTTCGACCTCGCGCCCTCCCAGGTGATCGGTTCGGCGCGCGACCTCGTCTCCGCTCCCCGGCTCGACAACCAGGCCAGCTGCCACGCCGGGGTCCAAGCCCTGCTGCGCGCGGCGCGGGATGTGTCCGAGGACAGCCCGGTCCCCGTGCTCGCCCTGTTCGACCATGAGGAGGTCGGCAGCGTCTCCGAGCGGGGGGCAGCGTCCGAGTTCTTGACGAACGTCCTGGAAAGGATCGTCCTGGCCTCCGGCGGGGGGCGCGCGGAGCTGCTGCGCGCGTTCGCGGGCTCGGCGTGCGCGAGCGCCGACATGGCGCACGCGACACACCCGAACTACCCGGAGCGGCACGAGCCCGCACACATGGTCTTCGCGGGGCAAGGGCCTGTTGTGAAGGTGAACCAGAATGTGCGCTACGCCACGGACGGTATGGGCGAGGCCCTTTTCGCCCTGGCCTGCCAACAGGCGGGGGTGCCGTTGCAGCGGTACATGCACCGAGCGGACCTGCCGTGCGGCAGCACTGTCGGCCCGGTGCTGTCCGCCCGGACCGGGATCGTCACGGTGGACGTCGGGGCTCCGCAGTTGGCGATGCACTCCGCGCGCGAACTCATGGCGGCGGCGGACGTCGTGCCGTACGCGAAGGCGCTGGGCAGGTTCTTCTCCCCCAGCTCGTGA
- a CDS encoding MFS transporter — protein sequence MGRARHGGQAGLMRHRHIAILAGGLAVLLGALDTYVVVSIITDLMNSVHVPLNQVQKVTPVVSGYLLGYIAAMPLIGQASDRFGRRLVLQLCLLGFIAGSVLTATAGSAWNPLSDWFGGYLVLLTGRVLQGVASGALLPVTLALAADLWEQRNRAKVLGWVGAAQELGSVLGPLYGILCLWLFGSMGEDSWRSIFWVNVPLSLLAMALVQVSVPPQGERSGPRTKVDVVGGLLLAIALGLVVVGLYNPDLGASQGNSNQPQQALSPWGVPVLIGAAVVLAVFLLWESRARTTLIERSGVRWTPFLMALLASFAAGAALMVTMVNVELFGRAVLSLDNAHATFLLSWFLIALPVGAVIGGFASSLWDRRSQGQGGERVVAVVGLIVAAFGYWLFSRWPLDVLGAKHNLGFVAVPMLHTDLVVAGFGLGLVIAPLSAAALRAVPVSSHGVASSGVVVARMTGMLMGVSGLTAWGLYRLHDLYAVAVKEAPPLAPDAPFAERVAQSGRFLITAYHLEYTEIFEITALICLFGAISAAFIGSARKQKPELSISGS from the coding sequence ATGGGGCGAGCCCGTCACGGTGGCCAAGCCGGTCTAATGCGGCACAGACATATCGCCATCCTCGCAGGCGGTCTCGCCGTCCTGCTCGGAGCGCTGGACACCTATGTCGTGGTCAGCATCATCACCGACCTGATGAACAGCGTCCATGTCCCGTTGAACCAGGTCCAAAAGGTGACCCCGGTCGTCTCGGGTTATTTGCTCGGCTACATCGCGGCGATGCCCCTGATCGGCCAGGCTTCGGACCGGTTCGGCCGCCGCCTGGTGCTGCAGTTGTGCCTGCTCGGCTTCATCGCGGGCTCCGTCCTGACCGCGACCGCGGGCAGCGCGTGGAACCCGCTCAGCGACTGGTTCGGCGGATACCTGGTGCTCCTCACCGGCCGCGTGCTGCAGGGGGTCGCGAGCGGCGCCCTGCTCCCCGTCACTTTGGCGCTGGCCGCCGACCTGTGGGAACAGCGCAACCGCGCGAAAGTGCTCGGCTGGGTGGGAGCCGCCCAGGAGCTCGGCAGCGTGCTCGGACCGCTGTACGGCATCCTTTGCCTGTGGCTGTTCGGGTCGATGGGCGAGGACTCGTGGCGCAGTATTTTCTGGGTGAACGTGCCGCTCTCGCTGCTCGCGATGGCGCTGGTGCAGGTCTCGGTCCCCCCGCAGGGCGAGCGCAGCGGGCCGCGGACCAAGGTCGACGTGGTCGGGGGCCTGCTGCTCGCGATTGCCCTGGGGCTGGTCGTCGTCGGGCTGTACAACCCTGACCTGGGGGCGAGCCAAGGGAACTCCAACCAGCCGCAGCAGGCGCTCTCGCCGTGGGGCGTGCCGGTCTTGATCGGCGCGGCTGTCGTCCTCGCCGTGTTCTTGTTGTGGGAATCGCGCGCCCGCACCACGCTGATCGAACGGTCCGGGGTGCGTTGGACCCCGTTCCTCATGGCGCTGCTCGCTTCGTTCGCCGCAGGCGCGGCGCTCATGGTGACCATGGTCAACGTGGAGTTGTTCGGCCGGGCGGTCCTGAGTTTGGACAACGCGCACGCGACCTTCCTGTTGTCGTGGTTCCTCATCGCCCTGCCGGTCGGCGCGGTGATCGGCGGGTTCGCTTCCAGCCTCTGGGACCGTCGTTCCCAAGGGCAAGGCGGCGAACGCGTCGTCGCGGTCGTCGGCCTGATCGTCGCGGCGTTCGGGTACTGGCTTTTCTCCCGTTGGCCGTTGGATGTGCTCGGCGCGAAGCACAACCTGGGCTTCGTCGCGGTGCCGATGCTGCACACCGACCTCGTCGTGGCCGGATTCGGCCTGGGCCTGGTCATCGCGCCGCTTTCGGCGGCCGCATTGCGGGCGGTGCCCGTTTCGAGCCACGGTGTGGCCTCGTCGGGCGTCGTGGTGGCCAGGATGACCGGGATGTTGATGGGCGTTTCCGGGCTCACCGCGTGGGGTTTGTACCGGCTGCACGATCTGTACGCGGTCGCGGTCAAAGAGGCTCCGCCGCTCGCGCCGGACGCGCCTTTCGCCGAGCGGGTGGCGCAATCCGGCCGCTTCCTTATCACGGCGTACCATCTCGAATACACGGAGATCTTCGAGATCACGGCGCTCATTTGCTTGTTCGGGGCGATCAGCGCCGCGTTCATCGGCTCCGCTCGCAAACAAAAGCCTGAGCTGTCGATTTCCGGCTCTTAG
- the purS gene encoding phosphoribosylformylglycinamidine synthase subunit PurS, giving the protein MAKIVVHVMPKAELLDPQGAAVISALGRLGFTGATDVRVGKRFELVFDREPDEAEIRNIASTLLANEVIEDYDFHVEVTA; this is encoded by the coding sequence GTGGCCAAAATCGTGGTGCATGTGATGCCGAAGGCCGAGCTGCTGGACCCGCAGGGCGCGGCGGTCATCTCCGCCCTGGGCAGGCTGGGTTTCACCGGGGCCACCGACGTCCGGGTCGGCAAGCGCTTCGAGCTGGTCTTCGACCGGGAGCCGGACGAGGCGGAGATCCGCAACATCGCGTCGACGCTGCTCGCCAACGAGGTCATCGAGGACTACGACTTCCACGTCGAGGTGACCGCGTGA
- a CDS encoding stealth conserved region 3 domain-containing protein, which translates to MVQDLLFLRREFETHDIPFLLIRSADGRPALVVDIRHRARVAHALMAACLDAPLHAKILDGSHRRSIYLGDGLLSVSADPRLLRIYRKRGQGGQKAAKSGLRYGASAGVELQFWVFDGSQAICPVENSLTRKALALREIVREDVELHGRVWPTIQGMFAPHAADVTFDIDIVFSWVDGSDPELRARRASFLGGYVAGEGDAAEARIRQIDELRYALRSVWSFAPWIRRIFIATDSRTPAWLAEHPKVTVVRAEDHFADLGVLPVFNSHAVESQLHRIPGLAEHFLYSNDDMFFGRPLAPSMFFSPGGVSKFIEAGTRIGLGGSDPERSGFENAARMNRQLLFDRFGQVITRHLEHTAAPLRRSVLFELEQEFPQDFARTMASRFRSATDISVTNSLYHYYALLTGRAVQQERAKVRYVDTTSREGLGKLPGLLKKRNRDFFCLNDSSFPEVEAAERAEIVGDFLERYFPLPAPWEKEPWEESGEEAA; encoded by the coding sequence ATGGTGCAGGATCTTTTGTTCCTGCGCCGCGAGTTCGAGACGCACGACATCCCGTTCCTGCTCATCCGCAGCGCGGACGGCCGCCCGGCGCTCGTGGTCGACATCCGCCACCGCGCCCGCGTCGCCCATGCGCTCATGGCGGCCTGCCTGGACGCGCCGCTGCACGCGAAGATCCTCGATGGGAGCCACCGGCGTTCGATCTACCTCGGGGACGGCCTTTTGAGCGTCAGCGCCGACCCCCGGCTGCTGCGGATTTACCGCAAACGGGGCCAAGGCGGGCAGAAGGCCGCGAAGTCCGGTTTGCGCTACGGGGCTTCGGCCGGGGTCGAACTGCAATTCTGGGTGTTCGACGGCAGCCAGGCGATCTGCCCGGTGGAGAACTCGCTCACCCGCAAGGCGCTGGCGTTGCGCGAGATCGTCCGCGAGGACGTCGAGCTCCACGGCCGCGTGTGGCCCACGATCCAGGGCATGTTCGCCCCGCACGCCGCCGATGTGACCTTTGACATCGACATTGTTTTCTCCTGGGTGGACGGTTCCGACCCGGAGCTGCGCGCGCGCCGCGCCTCGTTCCTGGGCGGGTACGTGGCGGGCGAGGGCGACGCTGCCGAAGCGCGGATCCGGCAGATCGACGAGCTGCGGTACGCGCTGCGTTCGGTGTGGTCGTTCGCGCCGTGGATTCGCCGGATCTTCATCGCGACGGACTCCCGCACCCCGGCCTGGCTCGCCGAGCATCCGAAGGTCACGGTGGTCCGGGCCGAGGACCATTTCGCCGACCTGGGCGTTCTGCCGGTCTTCAACAGCCACGCGGTGGAAAGCCAGTTGCATCGCATCCCCGGCCTCGCGGAACATTTCCTGTACTCCAACGACGACATGTTCTTCGGCCGCCCGCTCGCTCCGTCGATGTTTTTCTCGCCGGGCGGGGTGAGCAAATTCATCGAGGCGGGCACGAGGATCGGGCTCGGCGGCAGCGATCCCGAGCGCAGCGGCTTCGAGAACGCGGCACGGATGAACCGCCAACTGCTTTTCGACCGGTTCGGCCAGGTCATCACCCGGCACTTGGAGCACACCGCGGCCCCGTTGCGCAGAAGTGTCCTTTTCGAGTTGGAACAAGAGTTCCCGCAGGACTTCGCGCGGACGATGGCGAGCCGGTTCCGCTCGGCGACGGACATCTCGGTGACCAACTCGCTGTACCACTACTACGCTTTGCTGACTGGGCGCGCGGTGCAGCAGGAGCGCGCGAAGGTGCGCTATGTCGACACGACCTCGCGGGAGGGCCTCGGGAAACTGCCGGGCTTGCTCAAAAAGCGCAACCGCGACTTCTTCTGCCTCAATGACAGCAGCTTCCCGGAGGTCGAGGCGGCGGAGCGGGCCGAAATCGTCGGAGACTTCCTGGAACGGTATTTCCCCCTGCCGGCGCCGTGGGAGAAAGAGCCGTGGGAGGAGTCCGGCGAGGAGGCCGCTTAA
- a CDS encoding PASTA domain-containing protein: MTRPPYGWDHQHGAQGSPYAEPVRPPQSGQPPSPYAYPAASPYAAPAQSPYAHPAASPYAAPAQPPYAYPEASPYAEPVSRPDYLRPRQRVQIPSAPQPRRWPWMLTAAVSVVVITIAVAVMFKNLSDPTPAAPKAGQTKPSATLLPSADASTSPTPPPTAEQPDGDDPSEDEDPAPDEESTVEITPEITSSSKAAKPKSTSAAPEPDDGEGRIPRVRGRNAEDVQSQLQELGFTNIQLVPDDPASGMVLFAAGWKAVSVDPGPGEIVDLTDTVTVRCVPLN, encoded by the coding sequence ATGACGAGGCCGCCGTACGGGTGGGACCACCAGCATGGGGCGCAAGGATCGCCGTATGCTGAGCCGGTTCGCCCGCCCCAATCCGGGCAACCCCCGTCACCGTACGCGTACCCTGCGGCTTCGCCCTACGCTGCGCCAGCCCAATCGCCCTACGCGCATCCCGCGGCTTCGCCCTACGCTGCGCCAGCCCAGCCCCCCTACGCGTACCCCGAGGCTTCCCCCTACGCGGAGCCGGTGAGCCGGCCGGACTATCTGCGTCCTCGCCAACGTGTTCAGATCCCGTCCGCACCGCAACCGCGGCGTTGGCCGTGGATGCTCACCGCCGCTGTCTCCGTCGTCGTCATCACGATCGCGGTCGCGGTCATGTTCAAGAATTTGAGCGACCCGACCCCGGCTGCGCCGAAAGCCGGCCAAACCAAGCCCAGCGCGACCCTGCTCCCCTCAGCCGACGCGTCCACAAGCCCGACTCCGCCGCCGACGGCCGAACAGCCGGACGGCGACGATCCGTCAGAGGACGAGGACCCGGCCCCGGACGAGGAGAGCACTGTCGAGATCACGCCCGAAATCACGAGTTCCAGCAAGGCGGCCAAACCAAAATCCACCTCAGCCGCCCCCGAACCCGACGACGGCGAAGGCAGAATCCCGAGAGTCCGAGGCCGCAACGCCGAAGACGTCCAATCGCAGCTGCAGGAGCTCGGTTTCACGAACATCCAGCTCGTGCCGGACGACCCCGCGAGCGGGATGGTGCTCTTCGCAGCCGGTTGGAAGGCAGTCTCCGTCGATCCCGGCCCTGGGGAGATCGTGGACCTGACCGACACCGTCACTGTGCGGTGCGTGCCGCTGAATTAG
- a CDS encoding TetR/AcrR family transcriptional regulator: MTQQAVEGSLPARRPLRADAAQNRARLLSVAYEAFAELGIGAPVDEIARRAGVGAGTVYRHFPTKEQLFLAVVMDRVDHILARAEEVLRTEPAGEAFFTFFTEVIDQAAVDHGLSDALESSGVELPEVEDRFRGVSKELVERAQRAGTLRADLVPDDVKFLLKACFAAQRYLEDQSRAAFLTSVVLDGMRTCGAVGRTGPSDGL, translated from the coding sequence ATGACACAACAAGCGGTCGAGGGGTCTTTGCCAGCGCGGCGCCCTTTGCGCGCCGACGCCGCGCAAAACCGGGCCCGGCTCCTCAGCGTCGCCTACGAGGCTTTCGCCGAGCTCGGGATAGGCGCACCGGTGGACGAGATCGCCCGGCGTGCCGGGGTCGGCGCAGGCACCGTTTATCGGCATTTTCCGACGAAAGAACAGCTTTTTCTCGCTGTCGTGATGGACCGGGTCGACCATATTCTCGCCCGCGCCGAAGAAGTGCTCCGCACCGAGCCTGCGGGCGAGGCGTTTTTCACGTTCTTCACCGAGGTGATCGACCAAGCGGCGGTGGACCACGGCCTTTCCGACGCCCTGGAGAGCTCAGGCGTCGAGCTTCCCGAGGTGGAGGACAGGTTCCGAGGGGTCAGCAAGGAACTGGTCGAGCGGGCGCAGCGGGCGGGCACGCTCCGCGCGGACCTCGTCCCCGACGATGTGAAGTTCCTCCTGAAGGCTTGTTTCGCCGCGCAACGCTACCTGGAGGACCAGTCACGGGCCGCGTTTCTGACCTCTGTGGTGCTGGACGGCATGAGGACCTGCGGGGCCGTCGGGCGCACAGGCCCGTCAGACGGTTTGTGA